GATGTAAGATTGTACGACAAATGTACGAGTATCGGCATCCATATCGAACGATAATAATGATAGATAAGCCCCAAAATGAGCCCTAAAAAGAATGCGTAGATCCCTTGTACCCAGTTTAAATGCATCAGACCAAAAAAAACAGCTTGAATAATCAGTGCCACCCACATAGGTACAGCTTTTTTAAAATCATTAAAAATAACACCGCGTAGAGCAATTTCTTCAAAAAGCGGTGCACTAATAACCAGCGCAATAAAAACTAAAATTGGATTGCCCAACATCAGCGGTTCCATAAGTTCAGTGTAATATTCCATCTGTTCAGTAATCGGGAAGACTTCACTTACAATGGTTAGTATTCCTACTGTCAAAATATTTAAAAAGATTCCAAAACCAAAAAGAATGAGTCCATTTTTTAATTTTATCGATGAAAAATTAATATATGTTTTGAAAGATTCTCTACGTCCCAAGAACATCAAAAAGATTCCAAGAAGTGTCAACATATTTACAGCAATAATTGTTGGAATGGCAAATTCTCCAATAAGCTGAACAAGCGCTTCGGTAAACTCAACTTGATTTGCCATTACTTCTGGATTGAACATATCTTGTTTTGTAAGTAATACAATTGCAAATACAACAAGACCTACAAATGCACTTGCAAAAAAATATATTGCAGCAATTAATGCCGAAAATCCACATGCCTTAAAAAAATTTTTCATCTTCTTCTCTCCTCATTCTATATACTATTTTATTTGTAAAGTGTTTTGCATGTTAAGCCAACTAATAATCTCATTTAAATCTTTGGCTATATATGCCGCTCGCTCTTGTATGGCTTTTGATGAAGGTATTAAATCCGGTACATGAATACATGTAATCTTCCCATCAAATGCACCACGAATTCCATTCTCAGAGTCTTCCAAAACCAAAGCCTCACAAGGTGTGACCTCTAGTTTTTGACATGCTGTCAAAAAAATTTCAGGGTCTGGTTTACTTCGTGTAATCTCATCGCCACAAACTGTCGCATCAAAATACGATGCAATGTCTGCTTTTGCTATAATTGCATCAACCCGATCTCGGGAACTTGATGTTGCCAATCCGATTTTGATTGACTGCTCTTTAAGATGCTCTAGTAAATTTAATGCTCCTGGTTTGAGGGGAATTCCATCTGATTCAAATGCCTTTTCAATCTCTGTATGCACTTGGTCAAGTATAGGTTCAAACGGGAACGCTTGACCATATCGTGCCTCAAACCCTTGACGCATATAGTCAATATTGCTCCCTAAAAACTGAAAGTAAAACTCATCTTCAAAGATATACTCGTGCTGACGGCATATCTTCTTATACCCTTCAAATGTCATGCTCTCGCTATCAATTAGTAACCCATCCATGTCGAATATAACTGCCTTAAACATTAGTATCCTCCTGTTTGAATCATCTGTTCAAATTTATGCTTTAACATCTTCTTATACATATTACGTGTTACTGGAATAAGCAATGAAAACCCTGCAATATCTGTCAAAATTCCCGGTGTTAATAAAAAAGCCCCTCCAATTAATACACATAAACCATCAACGAGCTCTTCTTTAGGCATAATTGCTTGCTGTAAAGATATACGTATTTTTTGGATGACTAATCGTCCTTGTATTTTTGCAAAAAAAGCACCTACAATTCCTGTGACTAAAATAATTGCAAATGTAATCATTGCACTGGTGCGTTCTGCGATTTGAAGTAGCAAATACAACTCTACTAATGGAATCACGGTAAATAATATGAGTATATACCCAAATATACTTTTTCTTTTTTCCATAGACAGTCTATCCTTTCATGACAATGCATTTTATAGCTTTGTTACTGTCTATTATAACTGTTTTTATGGTATCATTCAATTTTTTAATGGAATTCTAAGACTATTCTTTTATATTACAAAGCATTCCTTGCTATTCTTATAGTAAGCTTTTATAATCAAAGCAATAAAGAATTTGAATTGAAAGGAGCTTTATTATGGATAAATATTCTTATCTTCATGAACTCTATCAGTCCTTGTCCACATTGACTGAACCAGAGCGCTCAAAAATCATGAAGGATGCTGAAGCCAAGTTTGATGAAGCCGAAAAAAATGGACGCCCAATTTCTGAAGTTATTCATGAGCTTGGTATTCCCAAAAGAACCTCCATCGTCACATCACAACAACGCATTTACAAAAATCCGGAACCGGTTGTCCCAGTTCAAAAAGCAAACCAACCGGTGCCTATGATTCTTATTGGCATTGGATTACTAATGTTTAACCTCATTATTGTGCTTGGACCATTTCTTGGTATTTGGGGTGTTATCTTTGGTTTGTTTATCTCCGGCATTGCAATGGCTATCTCTGGACTTCTCATTGTCCTTAGCGGTATCCTAGCATTTCCTATTTCATTTATTTCGATACCTCTTATCGTTATGTCACACCCTGTTTTACTTTTTTCCACAGGATTTTTTCTCCTTGGTATCGGAGGATTTCTTGGTCTATTGACTATTTTCGTTGGAAGATTAATAGGAATATTAACATATCGTTATACAAAATGGAATCTCAAACTAATTAGGGGGTATTAATCATGAAATCTTTTAACAAAACTATGGGCTATTTAATGGGATTTTTCTTTCTCATGGCAACGCTTAGTGTTGTCGTTGCTCTCTCCTACATTGAACGCCATGATTTATCTGTCAACAATCTTTTTTCTCAGAGTACATCTTTGCGTTATTCTGATCATTGGGATATTGATTTTTTCCCGGATATACTCTCTTCAAGCCATCGAAGCGATAATTATGAAACCTTGACCCTAAGCGACCAGGAGACATTTGATTTAGTCGACCAACTGTTTATTTCAACGTCTGTAGAAGATGTCCATTTTATTGAAGAAGAGCGTGAGGATATTCTTGTAGAGTATTTTCGCGAACAGCCTGATACTAACCGCTACACTACCAATTTCAATACCCAATTAAAGAATAACCAGTTATCTGTTACAACGACTTTATCTATACGTAATCTAGTGATGACTCAAGATTACAAAGGTACTATCAACGTGCATATACCTAAAGATTATCATTTTAAAGAAGTAAAACTTGATTCGGACACCACCCGTCTAACCAATGACAATATTTACCAAAACACCGATAAATTAATTTTGATTACTGATTTAGGTGATATCGATATTTCTCTCACCCAAGATATTAAAGAAGTAGGTATCTTCTGTGATTTAGGCTCCATATCTCTTGACTCCCAATCTCAACTCGGTTTTCTTGAAGTCAATAATAACCTTGGCGATATTGATTTATCACTTATGTCTGTAGATATGCTAAAGGTAAATGCTGACCTTGGTTCTATTGAGGCTGACATGAATTTAGATGAAGATACAGTAATCTATGCCGATACAGATCTTGGCTCTGTAAATTCTGATTATAAGCTAACCACAACTTCAAGTGGCAGCAACTATTCGTTCTATTCAAATCTAGGTTCTATTGAAATCAATAAAATACAGTAACACCTATATTTGTACAAAAAAAAGTCCTACTTCCGAAGTAGGACTAAGCAATTATATCTATCAAAATAAAAGGGGGGATAGTTTTACCCTCTTATAATACCAAGGCTCTATGACATTATCATGAATAATGTATTACGAAAATATTAAACTTTTCGATTCATACATTTATTTCATGATTTTTCTGCTTTTCGTAGCTCTTTTGCCAGTTCTATAAATTGTTCTAAGGATAACGCTTCCCCACGTATTTTTTCTGAGACACCTATTTTTTTCAATGCCTGTCGAATTTCCTCTTTTGATATGTCAATACCCGGTTGATGTGCTAACGTATTTACAAGCGTTTTTCTACGTTGCTGAAATGCTCCACGAATAAGTTTAAATAAGAATTCATCATCTTCCGTTTGTTTTTTATAGTGATCGTTTACTTCTAGGCGAATAACCGAAGAACCCACTTTAGGTTGTGGAACAAAGCTACTTGGTGGAACTTTAACAAGTACTTTGGGGTGAGAATAATATTGAACGGCTAACGAAAGCGCTCCATATTCTTTAGTAGATGGGCTCGCCTGCATGCGATCAGCAACTTCTTCTTGAATCATAATCGTAATCGAATCCACCGGAATATGTTCTTCGAAGATTTTCATAATAATTGGCGTAGTAATATAATACGGAAGATTTGCAACAATTTTAATTTTCCGATTTGGATACTGCTGATCAATCATTGCCTTTAGATCAACCTTTAATATGTCTTCATTAATTATATGTACATTCCCATATTCTGCTAGCGTTTCTTCCAAAATAGGAATGAGTGTTTTGTCAATTTCAATGGCAACCACCTGGTCAACCTGTTCTGCAATATATTGTGTCAAACTTCCAATACCCGGTCCAATTTCAATAACAACATCCTCCGGATCCAATTCTGCCCCACTTATAATATTCTCCAAAATATTTTGATTAATTAAGAAGTTTTGCCCATATTTTTTCTTAAGTGAAAAAGCATTTTTTTCAATTATTTCT
This sequence is a window from Vallitaleaceae bacterium 9-2. Protein-coding genes within it:
- a CDS encoding CPBP family intramembrane metalloprotease gives rise to the protein MKNFFKACGFSALIAAIYFFASAFVGLVVFAIVLLTKQDMFNPEVMANQVEFTEALVQLIGEFAIPTIIAVNMLTLLGIFLMFLGRRESFKTYINFSSIKLKNGLILFGFGIFLNILTVGILTIVSEVFPITEQMEYYTELMEPLMLGNPILVFIALVISAPLFEEIALRGVIFNDFKKAVPMWVALIIQAVFFGLMHLNWVQGIYAFFLGLILGLIYHYYRSIWMPILVHLSYNLTSTMMNYFVSDDANVTIVFIVIGGIGSILSVFIARQLYESPLDNL
- a CDS encoding HAD family phosphatase, which produces MFKAVIFDMDGLLIDSESMTFEGYKKICRQHEYIFEDEFYFQFLGSNIDYMRQGFEARYGQAFPFEPILDQVHTEIEKAFESDGIPLKPGALNLLEHLKEQSIKIGLATSSSRDRVDAIIAKADIASYFDATVCGDEITRSKPDPEIFLTACQKLEVTPCEALVLEDSENGIRGAFDGKITCIHVPDLIPSSKAIQERAAYIAKDLNEIISWLNMQNTLQIK
- a CDS encoding FxsA family protein, with protein sequence MEKRKSIFGYILILFTVIPLVELYLLLQIAERTSAMITFAIILVTGIVGAFFAKIQGRLVIQKIRISLQQAIMPKEELVDGLCVLIGGAFLLTPGILTDIAGFSLLIPVTRNMYKKMLKHKFEQMIQTGGY
- a CDS encoding DUF1700 domain-containing protein → MDKYSYLHELYQSLSTLTEPERSKIMKDAEAKFDEAEKNGRPISEVIHELGIPKRTSIVTSQQRIYKNPEPVVPVQKANQPVPMILIGIGLLMFNLIIVLGPFLGIWGVIFGLFISGIAMAISGLLIVLSGILAFPISFISIPLIVMSHPVLLFSTGFFLLGIGGFLGLLTIFVGRLIGILTYRYTKWNLKLIRGY
- a CDS encoding DUF4097 family beta strand repeat-containing protein — protein: MKSFNKTMGYLMGFFFLMATLSVVVALSYIERHDLSVNNLFSQSTSLRYSDHWDIDFFPDILSSSHRSDNYETLTLSDQETFDLVDQLFISTSVEDVHFIEEEREDILVEYFREQPDTNRYTTNFNTQLKNNQLSVTTTLSIRNLVMTQDYKGTINVHIPKDYHFKEVKLDSDTTRLTNDNIYQNTDKLILITDLGDIDISLTQDIKEVGIFCDLGSISLDSQSQLGFLEVNNNLGDIDLSLMSVDMLKVNADLGSIEADMNLDEDTVIYADTDLGSVNSDYKLTTTSSGSNYSFYSNLGSIEINKIQ
- the rsmA gene encoding 16S rRNA (adenine(1518)-N(6)/adenine(1519)-N(6))-dimethyltransferase RsmA, with the translated sequence MDRISKPQRTREIIEKNAFSLKKKYGQNFLINQNILENIISGAELDPEDVVIEIGPGIGSLTQYIAEQVDQVVAIEIDKTLIPILEETLAEYGNVHIINEDILKVDLKAMIDQQYPNRKIKIVANLPYYITTPIIMKIFEEHIPVDSITIMIQEEVADRMQASPSTKEYGALSLAVQYYSHPKVLVKVPPSSFVPQPKVGSSVIRLEVNDHYKKQTEDDEFLFKLIRGAFQQRRKTLVNTLAHQPGIDISKEEIRQALKKIGVSEKIRGEALSLEQFIELAKELRKAEKS